One part of the Schistocerca piceifrons isolate TAMUIC-IGC-003096 chromosome 2, iqSchPice1.1, whole genome shotgun sequence genome encodes these proteins:
- the LOC124775956 gene encoding uncharacterized protein LOC124775956, whose product MEMWVRFGELNNCITVAIAGRGGPRLSQLLLDRIRWDDRRVELRQIRHAHAALHRAAELLQRHLGTTVALTVANAFWGGIYSSYGLLVLCTFPKRTHASVINRSVWLSLFWVSLNAVRLSALAVCCSATCDRAESALVLVQRSAAMTLAVESHAGAAELAALQRQVAATPRLAFTAAGFLTVDRRLLVTVLSATVTYLVILGQIATL is encoded by the coding sequence ATGGAGATGTGGGTCAGGTTCGGAGAGTTGAACAACTGTATCACGGTCGCCATAGCGGGGCGGGGAGGTCCTCGCCTTTCCCAACTGCTGCTGGATCGCATCCGGTGGGACGACCGTCGGGTGGAGCTACGTCAGATCCGCCACGCACACGCTGCTCTCCACCGGGCGGCGGAGCTGCTGCAGCGGCACCTCGGCACCACCGTGGCTCTGACGGTGGCGAACGCCTTCTGGGGCGGCATCTACAGCTCCTACGGACTCCTGGTGCTGTGTACGTTTCCGAAGCGGACGCACGCATCCGTAATCAACCGCTCGGTGTGGCTGTCGCTGTTCTGGGTCTCGCTGAACGCCGTGCGGCTGTCGGCTCTGGCGGTGTGCTGCTCGGCGACCTGTGACCGGGCGGAGAGCGCACTCGTGCTGGTGCAGCGGTCCGCGGCGATGACGCTGGCGGTGGAAAGCCACGCCGGGGCTGCGGAACTGGCGGCGCTGCAGAGGCAGGTGGCCGCCACGCCTCGCCTCGCCTTCACCGCCGCCGGCTTCCTCACGGTCGACCGCCGCCTGCTGGTAACCGTCCTCAGTGCCACCGTCACCTATCTGGTTATTCTGGGACAAATCGCTACGTTGTGA